A portion of the Algisphaera agarilytica genome contains these proteins:
- a CDS encoding ATP-dependent zinc protease family protein, translated as MNDTPDPPQPPGDGPRIVGYHEYVDLPAWGIKRLLAKADTGARSSALDARNIQELPGERVRFEVARSRDNRQDAVAVEAPIVRRASVRDSHGNTSERLVVEAEIKIGDQTLKREVTLVSREQMICRMLLGRQALSSEFLVDSSRRFVQSRPPRKRRSSEAPNPTGDQP; from the coding sequence ATGAACGACACGCCCGACCCACCTCAACCCCCCGGCGACGGCCCGCGGATCGTCGGCTACCACGAGTACGTCGACCTGCCCGCCTGGGGCATCAAACGCCTGCTCGCCAAGGCCGACACCGGTGCGCGATCGTCGGCTCTCGACGCCCGGAACATCCAGGAACTGCCCGGGGAGCGGGTGCGTTTCGAGGTTGCCCGTTCGCGTGACAACCGCCAAGACGCGGTTGCGGTGGAAGCACCCATCGTCCGCCGGGCTTCGGTACGGGACAGCCACGGCAACACGTCAGAGCGGCTGGTTGTCGAGGCGGAGATCAAGATCGGCGATCAGACCCTGAAACGCGAGGTCACTTTGGTGTCGCGTGAGCAGATGATCTGTCGCATGCTGCTGGGTCGGCAAGCGCTGTCCTCAGAATTTCTGGTCGACTCGTCCCGCCGGTTTGTTCAGAGCAGGCCGCCGCGCAAGCGCCGCTCGTCAGAAGCCCCGAACCCGACGGGGGATCAGCCATGA